TGCTTAGCTGTAAGGATCGACTCCAGCATTTCATGGTCGCCGAACAGTCTTGCCTTCTCGGCCATCATAAACTGCTCGGCACAGGAATACTCCGTCCCTTCTACCGTGAACGGGCACATCCACCACTGGCTGAAGCAGCTTTTGTCGACGCTCCCGTCCTTAGGCGGCGTATGGCCCCAAAAGAATACAAACTTGAACGTTCTCCCTTCGTTATATGCTTTTCTTAGCTCATCGAGATTGTAAATCATCGTTAGTCCTCCAGTTTTCTCCGATACAAGCGGGATGGCCTGTGTCCCGCATTTTCGGTGTAATGATCAGTCTCCGCCACGAGATCGGCCACCTTCCGCCGGAAGGCCGCCTTCAATAGCTCTTTATCCATAATGACCTCATAAACCTGCTGCAGCTCCGTCAATGTAAAAAGCTCTGGCATTAAGTGCAGCGCAATATCGGTATAGTTCACTTTTCCCCGCAGCCGCTCGATCGCGCACGCTATAATCTTCGCGTGGTCGAAGGCCAAACCGTTATTCGATACGATCTTATATTCCGTGCTGGTGGATGTCGTCTTCACGGTCAACGTCCTGGCCACGATCGCCGAAAGCTCCTCTTCACCACTTAGCTTGAGTTCATACTCCAGCGTCTTGACGTATCCGTCCTCCATCAGCTCTTTCTGCTCCCGCAGCAGCCGATAGGAGACCTTGAACCAAGCGGCGTCGGCCGCATCGTCTCCCGCCTGAAGC
This Paenibacillus sp. JZ16 DNA region includes the following protein-coding sequences:
- a CDS encoding NUDIX hydrolase, with the translated sequence MDLLDRDGLTEREFLEKYRAGDYERPSVAADMVIFTVTDEAADSYRKLPEKELRILLIRRGGHPFLGKWALPGGFVQPSETTEQAAARELREETGVDDVYLEQLYTFSDIGRDPRTWVMSCSYMALINSDKLELQAGDDAADAAWFKVSYRLLREQKELMEDGYVKTLEYELKLSGEEELSAIVARTLTVKTTSTSTEYKIVSNNGLAFDHAKIIACAIERLRGKVNYTDIALHLMPELFTLTELQQVYEVIMDKELLKAAFRRKVADLVAETDHYTENAGHRPSRLYRRKLED